One segment of Papaver somniferum cultivar HN1 unplaced genomic scaffold, ASM357369v1 unplaced-scaffold_137, whole genome shotgun sequence DNA contains the following:
- the LOC113334443 gene encoding nuclear envelope-associated protein 2-like isoform X1, giving the protein MSIAAADTPSTSTCSDGAQELDPLLKDLNERKQNFRRNVVSLAAELKHVRNQLALKEEIFGNETITRQVEAKATDMEKEISRLQEDLDDRNRKLQASACIAQQYLMEMDDLRSQLSSTLADADARAVSAQSSQLQCLVLRNELYEKKNSSEEHECRVNTLEEKLVNLQKDLHEREESQKQLKDEVLKMEREITLAVERAGQREDYELRQILEEASIKNFERISKHLTSKDEEIVKLRDEFRIMSVHWKLKTKDLQSKLENHQRAEHELKKRVLKLEFFLQEAHSQTRKLQRFLVCVRQMGEKRDKVLEELKHEVDIKQQEEGFGIDKQNFWDTSVFKVMASMAMFVLVVFGKR; this is encoded by the exons ATGTCAATCGCCGCCGCTGATACACCGTCGACTTCAACTTGTAGTGATGGTGCACAAGAACTGGATCCCCTTTTGAAAGATTTGAATGAAAGGAAACAAAATTTTAGAAGAAATGTAGTATCATTAGCTGCTGAACTGAAACATGTTCGGAATCAACTCGCTTTAAAAGAAGAGATTTTTGGTAATGAAACGATTACTAGACAGGTGGAGGCAAAGGCGACAGATATGGAAAAAGAAATTAGTCGTTTGCAGGAAGATTTAGACGACCGGAATCGGAAATTACAAGCTTCGGCTTGTATAGCTCAACAG TATTTGATGGAGATGGATGATTTAAGGTCTCAGCTTTCAAGCACACTAGCTGATGCAGATGCAAGAGCAGTATCAGCTCAATCATCTCAGCTTCAGTGCTTGGTATTGAGAAATGAGTTATATGAGAAGAAGAACTCATCAGAAGAGCATGAATGTCGTGTCAATACACTAGAAGAGAAGCTGGTTAATCTGCAAAAAGATCTTCATGAAAGGGAGGAATCTCAGAAACAACTGAAAGATGAAGTCTTGAAAATGGAGCGAGAGATTACGCTAGCAGTTGAAAGAGCTGGGCAAAGAGAGGATTATGAACTGAGGCAGATCTTAGAAGAGGCGTCTATTAAGAATTTTGAGAGGATTAGTAAGCATTTGACTTCCAAGGATGAAGAGATTGTTAAGTTGAGGGATGAATTCAGGATTATGTCCGTCCATTGGAAACTAAAAACTAAGGATCTGCAGTCGAAG TTGGAGAATCATCAGCGAGCAGAACACGAACTGAAAAAGAGGGTACTGAAATTGGAGTTTTTCCTTCAAGAAGCTCACTCCCAGACAAGGAAGCTTCAAAGG TTTTTGGTTTGTGTCCGGCAGATGGGAGAGAAAAGGGATAAAGTTCTGGAAGAACTCAAACATGAGGTGGATATAAAGCAACAGGAAGAAGGTTTTGGCATTGACAAGCAGAACTTCTGGGATACCTCTGTCTTTAAGGTTATGGCTTCTATGGCCATGTTTGTCCTGGTAGTATTTGGAAAACGCTAA
- the LOC113334443 gene encoding nuclear envelope-associated protein 2-like isoform X2 — protein sequence MSIAAADTPSTSTCSDGAQELDPLLKDLNERKQNFRRNVVSLAAELKHVRNQLALKEEIFGNETITRQVEAKATDMEKEISRLQEDLDDRNRKLQASACIAQQYLMEMDDLRSQLSSTLADADARAVSAQSSQLQCLVLRNELYEKKNSSEEHECRVNTLEEKLVNLQKDLHEREESQKQLKDEVLKMEREITLAVERAGQREDYELRQILEEASIKNFERISKHLTSKDEEIVKLRDEFRIMSVHWKLKTKDLQSKLENHQRAEHELKKRVLKLEFFLQEAHSQTRKLQRMGEKRDKVLEELKHEVDIKQQEEGFGIDKQNFWDTSVFKVMASMAMFVLVVFGKR from the exons ATGTCAATCGCCGCCGCTGATACACCGTCGACTTCAACTTGTAGTGATGGTGCACAAGAACTGGATCCCCTTTTGAAAGATTTGAATGAAAGGAAACAAAATTTTAGAAGAAATGTAGTATCATTAGCTGCTGAACTGAAACATGTTCGGAATCAACTCGCTTTAAAAGAAGAGATTTTTGGTAATGAAACGATTACTAGACAGGTGGAGGCAAAGGCGACAGATATGGAAAAAGAAATTAGTCGTTTGCAGGAAGATTTAGACGACCGGAATCGGAAATTACAAGCTTCGGCTTGTATAGCTCAACAG TATTTGATGGAGATGGATGATTTAAGGTCTCAGCTTTCAAGCACACTAGCTGATGCAGATGCAAGAGCAGTATCAGCTCAATCATCTCAGCTTCAGTGCTTGGTATTGAGAAATGAGTTATATGAGAAGAAGAACTCATCAGAAGAGCATGAATGTCGTGTCAATACACTAGAAGAGAAGCTGGTTAATCTGCAAAAAGATCTTCATGAAAGGGAGGAATCTCAGAAACAACTGAAAGATGAAGTCTTGAAAATGGAGCGAGAGATTACGCTAGCAGTTGAAAGAGCTGGGCAAAGAGAGGATTATGAACTGAGGCAGATCTTAGAAGAGGCGTCTATTAAGAATTTTGAGAGGATTAGTAAGCATTTGACTTCCAAGGATGAAGAGATTGTTAAGTTGAGGGATGAATTCAGGATTATGTCCGTCCATTGGAAACTAAAAACTAAGGATCTGCAGTCGAAG TTGGAGAATCATCAGCGAGCAGAACACGAACTGAAAAAGAGGGTACTGAAATTGGAGTTTTTCCTTCAAGAAGCTCACTCCCAGACAAGGAAGCTTCAAAGG ATGGGAGAGAAAAGGGATAAAGTTCTGGAAGAACTCAAACATGAGGTGGATATAAAGCAACAGGAAGAAGGTTTTGGCATTGACAAGCAGAACTTCTGGGATACCTCTGTCTTTAAGGTTATGGCTTCTATGGCCATGTTTGTCCTGGTAGTATTTGGAAAACGCTAA
- the LOC113334443 gene encoding nuclear envelope-associated protein 2-like isoform X3, whose translation MSIAAADTPSTSTCSDGAQELDPLLKDLNERKQNFRRNVVSLAAELKHVRNQLALKEEIFGNETITRQVEAKATDMEKEISRLQEDLDDRNRKLQASACIAQQYLMEMDDLRSQLSSTLADADARAVSAQSSQLQCLVLRNELYEKKNSSEEHECRVNTLEEKLVNLQKDLHEREESQKQLKDEVLKMEREITLAVERAGQREDYELRQILEEASIKNFERISKHLTSKDEEIVKLRDEFRIMSVHWKLKTKDLQSKLENHQRAEHELKKRVLKLEFFLQEAHSQTRKLQRFFHCSFWFVSGRWERKGIKFWKNSNMRWI comes from the exons ATGTCAATCGCCGCCGCTGATACACCGTCGACTTCAACTTGTAGTGATGGTGCACAAGAACTGGATCCCCTTTTGAAAGATTTGAATGAAAGGAAACAAAATTTTAGAAGAAATGTAGTATCATTAGCTGCTGAACTGAAACATGTTCGGAATCAACTCGCTTTAAAAGAAGAGATTTTTGGTAATGAAACGATTACTAGACAGGTGGAGGCAAAGGCGACAGATATGGAAAAAGAAATTAGTCGTTTGCAGGAAGATTTAGACGACCGGAATCGGAAATTACAAGCTTCGGCTTGTATAGCTCAACAG TATTTGATGGAGATGGATGATTTAAGGTCTCAGCTTTCAAGCACACTAGCTGATGCAGATGCAAGAGCAGTATCAGCTCAATCATCTCAGCTTCAGTGCTTGGTATTGAGAAATGAGTTATATGAGAAGAAGAACTCATCAGAAGAGCATGAATGTCGTGTCAATACACTAGAAGAGAAGCTGGTTAATCTGCAAAAAGATCTTCATGAAAGGGAGGAATCTCAGAAACAACTGAAAGATGAAGTCTTGAAAATGGAGCGAGAGATTACGCTAGCAGTTGAAAGAGCTGGGCAAAGAGAGGATTATGAACTGAGGCAGATCTTAGAAGAGGCGTCTATTAAGAATTTTGAGAGGATTAGTAAGCATTTGACTTCCAAGGATGAAGAGATTGTTAAGTTGAGGGATGAATTCAGGATTATGTCCGTCCATTGGAAACTAAAAACTAAGGATCTGCAGTCGAAG TTGGAGAATCATCAGCGAGCAGAACACGAACTGAAAAAGAGGGTACTGAAATTGGAGTTTTTCCTTCAAGAAGCTCACTCCCAGACAAGGAAGCTTCAAAGG TTTTTCCATTGCAGTTTTTGGTTTGTGTCCGGCAGATGGGAGAGAAAAGGGATAAAGTTCTGGAAGAACTCAAACATGAGGTGGATATAA
- the LOC113334909 gene encoding novel plant SNARE 13-like: MASEIQMSPQLEQIDGEIRDNFRALANGFQKLDKIKDPNRQSKQLEELTAKMRECKRLIKEYDRELKDDKARYSPELNKQLNERKQSLIKELNSYVTLRKTYTTSLAAAGNKRVELFDGAGSSEPTGEENIQVASPMSNQELIDAGKRRMDETDQAIERSKGIQFVVEQTMEVGAQTGVALKGQTEQMGRIVNDLDTIQFSIKKASQLVKEIGRRVATDKCIMFFLFLVVCGVVAIIIVKIVNPGNKDIRDIPGLAPPTPARRLLSLPANY, from the exons AAATGGCTTTCAAAAGCTGGATAAAATTAAAGACCCCAACAGACAAAGTAAACAGTTGGAGGAACTTACCGCCAAAATGAGGGAATGTAAGCG GTTGATTAAAGAATATGACCGAGAACTCAAAGACGACAAAGCCAGATATTCTCCTGAACTCAATAAACAACTCAATGAAAGAAAACAGTCCCTG ATTAAAGAGCTAAATTCTTATGTCACCTTGAGAAAGAC GTATACGACTAGCCTTGCTGCTGCTGGCAATAAAAGAGTTGAACTTTTTGATGGAGCAGGAAGCAGTGAACCTACAGGCGAGGAAAACATTCAAGTTGCATCAC CAATGTCTAATCAAGAGCTTATTGATGCTGGGAAGAGAAGGATGGATGAGACTGATCAGGCTATTGAACGGTCAAAAGGTATACAGTTC GTTGTGGAGCAAACAATGGAAGTTGGAGCTCAAACTGGAGTTGCCTTGAAGGGCCAA ACAGAGCAAATGGGTCGGATTGTTAATGATCTTGATACGATTCAGTTCTCTATCAAAAAGGCATCTCAGCTAGTGAAAGAGATCGGAAGAAGG GTTGCGACAGACAAATGTATCATGTTCTTTCTATTTCTGGTTGTTTGTGGGGTGGTAGCTATTATCATTGTCAAG ATTGTGAATCCGGGCAACAAAGACATCAGAGACATTCCAGGATTAGCGCCACCAACTCCAGCGAGGAGATTATTATCCTTGCCGGCTAATTATTAA